The nucleotide sequence TCTGCGGCAGGAATATCGTGAACTGGAACAGGAGTTAGAACAGTTTGGCTCTGTTTTGGAACGACGTGGGCAACTTCAGGAACAACTTCAGGCGACTGCCGAAGGGCACACCCATCTACAACAGATCACAGCGGAAATGGCTGAACTTGAACGTTCCCTGCAAACTGGGGATTTTGCGACCGATCTTCAGCAGGAACTGCGCTTGCTGGAGCACCGTATTCACCAGTTGAACTATGATGAAAAGAACCATGCCCTGGCACGGGGTGATGTTGATCGCTGGCGGTGGGCAGAAATTCGTCAGGCGGAAATCAAACAGGCCCAGCGGCGGCAAACGCAAATTGCGCAGCGACAGCCAGAACTTGAGGCACAGTTGACCAACTTGCAACATCAACTGGAGCAGGTGAATCAGGAAACCGCTACCCGGTTGGATGAGTTCGATCGCCAGATTTTAGAAATTGGCTATGACCTGGATCTGCATAACAATTTGCGCAAGCAAATCCGTGAAGCCCAACCCTGGCAACTGCGCTATCAAGAACTCTATCAGGCGCGACAGCAGTATCCCCAGGCACAGCAACGGGTGCAGCAATTGACCCATGCCCTGCAAGACCGTCAACAGACTTTGCAATCGGTTCATCTCACCGTTGAAGCCCTGGTTCAGCAACTGGAACAAACCCCTGACTGCCGGGACCTGATTTACCAGTTGGAGCAGCAAATTCAGAAACGGCGATCGCACCTGGATGAAAAACTTGCCTATCTGGGACGCCTGCAACAGCAGCAACAGCAGCTAGAAGAACTGAGAACTCAAACCCTGAAATTGAAGGTAGATCTTCAATCTGCCCAACGTCGTTATCGTATTTATCACGAGCTATCACAGGCATTTGGCAAAAATGGCATTCAGGCGTTGATGATTGAAAATGCCTTACCCCAACTGGAAGCAGAAACCAACCAGATTTTAAGCCGTCTCAGTGCCAACCAGTTGCATGTTCAGTTTGTAACCCAGCGGGCCGGAAAGGGGAATAAATCTGGGACAAAGTCTGGTCCCAGGTTAATCGATACTCTGGATATTTTGATCGCCGATGCCCGCGGTACCCGTCCCTACGAAACCTACTCTGGTGGGGAAGCCTTTCGCGTCAACTTTGCCATTCGGCTGGCACTGGCAAGGTTGCTGGCTTACCGATCAGGGATGGCTTTGCAAATGCTGATTATAGATGAAGGGTTTGGAACCCAGGATGCGGAAGGGTGCGATCGCCTGATCGCCGCTATTAATGCGATCGCCTCCGACTTCGCCTGCATCCTCACGGTTACCCATGTTCCCCACTTCAAAGAGGCATTCCAGTCAAGGGTAGAAGTCTACAAAACTGAAAATGGCTCCCAGTTGAGTCTATCGGTTTGAAATCAAAACCCCTTTCTTTGACTCTGCGGCGTCAATTCAGCAATCCTTTGGTCAGGCAGTACAGACCACTAGTGAAGGATAAACTGTTTTGCATTTGACCTGATTAAGGGAATATAGATGGGGGTAGTGTGTGTGTCTGCCCTGCTTTAGGTAATCAAACGAATCTATGCCAGCGACCAGTGATGACATTAAACCTGTTCTTGTGATTCCCCAGTTGATCGTTGGCTTAGGCAACCCAGGAGCAAAGTACGATCGCACCCGCCATAATATTGGGTTTGAGGCGATCGATGCCTTGGCAAAAACCTGGCAAATCAATCTGGCTGAAAATCGCAAGTTTCAGGGCATTTTTGGGGAAGGGTTGGGTTGCGGTGGTATAAAAGTTCGCCTGCTGAAGCCAACGACCTACATGAACAACTCCGGGCAGGCAATTCGGGCGGTGACCGACTGGTACAAACTGCCACCGGAGTCGGTACTGGTGATTTATGACGAAATGGATTTGCCCGTCGGCAGACTACGGCTGCGGCTCTCCGGGTCAGCCGGGGGGCATAATGGAATGAAGTCAGCGATCGCCCACCTGGGAACTCAGACTTTTCCCCGATTGCGGATTGGGATTGGCAGTGCCAGAGAAGCCCACCCGGATAAAGATGCTGTATCCCATGTTTTAGGGCGTTTTTCTGAAAAGGAAGCTCAAATCATGGCAGAGGTTTTGCATCTGGTGGTAGGAGCCGTAGAGTACAGCTTGAAGTATGGGGTTGAAAAAGCCATGAGTCTTTATAACAACCGAAATGTGGCTGAAATGACTTAGGGTCATGGATTAAATAAACCAAAAAACTCAGCGTCTTACCCCAGGGACCCAGGGAATTTGCTCTGTGTTCTCCGTGTCTCTGGGGTGAAATTTCAGATTATAAAATCCTCATTCCTTAATAATTAACCAGTTACAGCGTTTCTCAATTCAGTGAGCTACAGACGTGTGAGGCACGATAGTATGGTCCCGGCGATCGCACCCGGAAACGGCTGCTTTACTGACTGGAGTGTGAGACACAATGGTTTGCTCCGCACTCTTACGGTACCGCGCGCCCTTGAAAAGGGTTATAGCGCTGGAAATTGTGTATTTTATCGGTTGCCTGAATTCCCTGTCAGGCTTAGATTTTAGGGCATCTGAACGACTTGAATGCGATGCTATCCCCAAACTCAGCCGCCACTACTGTTCCAGTGTTAGCTCATAAGTCAGTCAAAACCTGCCATATCCTTCTGCCAGGTGTTGCCAAACCTGTTGGGGCGATCGCCTACAACAACCAGTTCTATAGCTATGTCAGGTTCTATCCCACCCTGGAGTCTGCCCAACAAGGGGCAGCTCGCATGGCAAACCGGGGCAATCGGGTCGTCTTGACGTTTGTACCCAAAGGTCTGGTATTGTGGGTGTTTGAGCCAGATGCTCAGCCTGCCCGTGCACACCAGTGACCGTTACCATTCAAATACTGCTGTGGGTTCCCATCGCTTGCCTCAAACCACTGCCTATGTTCGCATTACCCGTCAGTCCTGGAAACAGGGCAAAATTGCTGGCGAGGTTCGTGCCAACCAGTTTGAATGGCAGTTTGAGTGGTGCTTCAGCCAGGGACAACTGTCGGTAGAGCCTTCCCTGGGACGGGCATTGATTAAGGAACCCCTTGGACGTTTTTTAGAGCAGAGTGACTATCAACTGGAACCTGGCGGTGACTATTCCTTCACCATTCGGGGTGAAGTTTAGCCAGGGGATCTTACAACCAGTTACCAACCAGAATAAACGGTGCCCAGTGGTAGGGCAATTTATATTCGGAGGGATACTCCGAATTTTCCAATAAGTCTCGTTGAGCAATTTGCAGGGCTTTTGCTTTGGTAATG is from Leptothermofonsia sichuanensis E412 and encodes:
- the pth gene encoding aminoacyl-tRNA hydrolase, which produces MPATSDDIKPVLVIPQLIVGLGNPGAKYDRTRHNIGFEAIDALAKTWQINLAENRKFQGIFGEGLGCGGIKVRLLKPTTYMNNSGQAIRAVTDWYKLPPESVLVIYDEMDLPVGRLRLRLSGSAGGHNGMKSAIAHLGTQTFPRLRIGIGSAREAHPDKDAVSHVLGRFSEKEAQIMAEVLHLVVGAVEYSLKYGVEKAMSLYNNRNVAEMT
- a CDS encoding DUF3146 family protein; the encoded protein is MLSLPVHTSDRYHSNTAVGSHRLPQTTAYVRITRQSWKQGKIAGEVRANQFEWQFEWCFSQGQLSVEPSLGRALIKEPLGRFLEQSDYQLEPGGDYSFTIRGEV